In a genomic window of Novosphingobium sp. KA1:
- a CDS encoding TonB-dependent receptor: MLFTFRRSLLVLPMLAGSVPAFAQVSGAQADPDEAIVVTAARTALPVNALPLTVDVIDNQSLNQQVAIGGSVVDAVSALTPSFSPTRQKLSGAGETLRGRSPLYAINGIPQTAPLRDGARDGFTIDPFFVDRVEVIYGSNALQGIGGTGGIVNQVTVGPPRQDGISGRVLVQGNADTGFHGDGIGGKVAGLIGWREGRFDATVGGAFEKRGVFYDGHGERIGTDLTQGETQDSRSWSVFGRFGYAVSDSARLDLMVNRFELKGDGDYVAANGDYTKNLPTTSVRGTPPGVPATNRTESAALTYTDSDLWGGNLMAQAFFNRSRDTYGGEIAPIATFQDAALAPIGTLFDQSQNRSRKYGGKFSYERKIPGFEALTATVGIDLLYDKTEQRLIATDRVWVPPADYRSLAPFAQFNLALLGDRLRLAGGLRHEDVRITIADYHTLASYGGGFDVTGGTPRFSDTLLNGGVIVEPFKGIRAYASYAEGYTVPDVGRIARAVNKPGVEIDNYVNIAPIVSNNREVGVEVKRGPIDASAAYFWSTSKNGSLLVQTGGVFEVQRQRVEIQGLEFNLSAQTPVPGLVLSAGYAHLIGRTDGSDDDVFKVDRDLDGANISPDRLNLAASYRHGPVSARVQTQFFLSRKFERSPSNWNDTYSFDGYNVTDLSLRYETGFGALTLAAQNIFDRFYIDYYTQTVRPTDNAHFFAGRGRNITMSWDYRF; this comes from the coding sequence ATGCTGTTCACATTTCGACGTTCCTTGCTGGTCCTGCCCATGCTGGCGGGCAGCGTTCCGGCCTTTGCGCAAGTCTCCGGTGCGCAAGCCGATCCGGATGAAGCGATCGTCGTGACCGCGGCGCGCACGGCGCTGCCGGTGAACGCGCTTCCGCTCACCGTCGACGTGATCGACAACCAGTCGCTGAACCAGCAGGTCGCCATCGGCGGGTCGGTTGTCGATGCGGTCTCGGCCCTGACCCCCTCGTTCTCGCCGACGCGCCAGAAGCTTTCGGGCGCGGGCGAGACGCTGCGCGGCCGCTCGCCGCTCTATGCGATCAACGGCATCCCGCAGACCGCGCCCTTGCGCGACGGCGCGCGCGACGGTTTCACCATCGATCCCTTCTTTGTCGACCGGGTCGAGGTGATCTACGGGTCGAACGCCCTGCAGGGGATCGGCGGCACCGGCGGCATCGTCAACCAGGTCACCGTCGGCCCGCCCCGGCAGGACGGCATCTCCGGGCGCGTGCTGGTCCAGGGCAATGCCGATACCGGTTTCCACGGCGATGGCATCGGCGGCAAAGTCGCCGGCCTGATCGGCTGGCGCGAGGGGCGTTTCGATGCCACCGTCGGCGGCGCCTTCGAGAAGCGCGGCGTGTTTTACGACGGGCACGGCGAGCGTATCGGCACCGACCTTACCCAGGGCGAGACGCAGGACAGCCGCTCCTGGTCGGTATTCGGCCGGTTCGGCTATGCGGTGTCGGACAGCGCGCGGCTCGACCTCATGGTCAATCGCTTCGAGCTCAAGGGCGATGGCGACTACGTGGCCGCCAACGGCGATTACACCAAGAACCTGCCGACCACTTCGGTGCGCGGCACCCCGCCGGGTGTGCCCGCCACCAACCGCACCGAAAGCGCGGCGCTGACGTATACCGACAGCGACCTTTGGGGCGGCAACCTGATGGCACAGGCCTTCTTCAACCGGTCGCGCGATACCTACGGCGGCGAGATCGCCCCGATCGCCACGTTCCAGGATGCCGCGCTTGCGCCGATCGGCACGCTGTTCGACCAGTCGCAGAACCGCAGCCGCAAGTATGGCGGCAAGTTCTCCTACGAACGCAAGATCCCCGGCTTCGAGGCGCTGACGGCCACCGTCGGCATCGACCTGCTCTACGACAAGACCGAGCAGCGCCTGATCGCCACCGACCGCGTCTGGGTGCCGCCGGCCGACTATCGCAGCCTCGCGCCGTTCGCGCAGTTCAACCTGGCGCTGCTGGGCGACCGGCTGCGTCTTGCCGGGGGCCTGCGCCACGAGGACGTGCGCATCACGATCGCCGACTATCACACGCTGGCCAGCTACGGCGGCGGTTTCGACGTGACCGGCGGCACCCCGCGCTTCAGCGATACCCTGCTCAACGGCGGGGTGATCGTCGAGCCGTTCAAGGGCATCCGTGCCTATGCGAGCTACGCCGAGGGCTACACCGTGCCCGACGTCGGCCGCATCGCCCGCGCGGTGAACAAGCCGGGCGTGGAGATCGACAACTACGTCAACATCGCGCCGATCGTCTCGAACAACCGCGAGGTCGGCGTCGAGGTCAAGCGCGGGCCCATCGACGCCAGCGCCGCCTATTTCTGGTCGACCAGCAAGAACGGTTCGCTGCTGGTGCAGACCGGCGGGGTCTTCGAGGTGCAGCGCCAGCGCGTCGAGATCCAGGGGCTGGAGTTCAACCTCTCGGCGCAGACGCCGGTGCCCGGCCTCGTGCTTTCGGCGGGCTACGCGCACCTGATCGGCCGCACCGACGGTTCGGATGACGACGTGTTCAAGGTCGACCGCGATCTCGACGGCGCCAACATCTCGCCCGACCGTCTGAACCTGGCCGCCAGCTACCGGCACGGCCCGGTCTCGGCGCGGGTGCAGACGCAGTTCTTCCTCTCGCGCAAGTTCGAGCGTTCGCCCAGCAACTGGAACGACACCTACAGCTTCGACGGCTACAACGTGACCGACCTCAGCCTGCGCTACGAGACCGGTTTCGGCGCGCTGACGCTGGCGGCGCAGAACATCTTCGACCGGTTCTACATCGACTACTATACCCAGACCGTGCGCCCGACCGACAATGCCCACTTCTTTGCCGGTCGCGGGCGCAACATCACGATGAGCTGGGACTACCGCTTCTGA